One stretch of Candidatus Hydrogenedentota bacterium DNA includes these proteins:
- a CDS encoding 2-C-methyl-D-erythritol 2,4-cyclodiphosphate synthase — translation MIRVGLGYDLHRLGEGRPLILGGVTIPFEKGLEGHSDADALAHAITDALLGAAALGNIGQHFPDTDPRYKDADSIQLLTHAANLVRGAGYRIVNIDANIVAQRPKLNPHLDAMRARLADCLAIPVGCISVKAKTNELVGPEGRGEAISTQAIALIETD, via the coding sequence GTGATTCGTGTCGGCTTGGGCTACGACCTGCACCGGCTCGGCGAAGGCCGGCCGCTCATCCTCGGAGGCGTAACAATCCCGTTCGAGAAAGGTCTCGAGGGCCATTCCGACGCCGACGCGCTCGCCCACGCGATTACCGACGCACTCCTCGGGGCGGCCGCACTCGGCAATATCGGCCAGCACTTTCCCGACACGGACCCGCGATACAAAGACGCGGACAGCATTCAACTGCTCACCCACGCGGCAAATCTGGTCCGCGGCGCCGGTTACCGAATTGTCAATATCGATGCCAACATCGTCGCCCAACGCCCCAAACTAAACCCGCACCTCGACGCCATGCGAGCGCGCCTCGCAGACTGCCTTGCGATACCCGTCGGTTGTATTTCCGTCAAGGCCAAGACCAACGAACTCGTCGGTCCCGAAGGGCGCGGAGAGGCCATCAGCACGCAGGCAATCGCGTTGATTGAAACGGACTAA
- a CDS encoding TlyA family RNA methyltransferase, translating to MKSRLDSIVARVAGITRTQAQGLIRAGKVLSHHGEVLDKPGAQFDDEIALDIRDGSPYVSRGGDKLAAALDAFALDPTGRIAIDVGASTGGFTDCLLQRGAARVYAVDVGYGQLAWRLRNDPRVVVMERTNVRHITPAAFPIRPNFFTADCSFISLSLVLPRLKLVLDAGALGVVLIKPQFEAGRQHVGKGGVVRDPKVHDAVIQKVLESAREFGFTPGRVVPSPLLGPAGNREFLAELTYIG from the coding sequence ATGAAATCCCGCCTCGATAGTATCGTCGCCCGCGTCGCCGGAATTACCCGCACGCAGGCGCAGGGGCTAATACGCGCGGGCAAAGTGCTGTCGCACCACGGCGAAGTGCTCGACAAGCCGGGTGCGCAGTTCGACGACGAAATCGCGCTCGATATCCGCGACGGCTCGCCCTACGTCAGCCGTGGCGGCGACAAACTGGCTGCCGCCCTTGATGCGTTTGCGCTCGATCCAACGGGACGAATAGCGATCGACGTCGGCGCGTCAACCGGCGGCTTCACGGACTGCCTGTTGCAGCGCGGCGCCGCGCGGGTATACGCGGTTGACGTCGGCTATGGCCAGTTGGCGTGGAGACTGCGTAACGATCCGCGTGTTGTCGTCATGGAGCGGACCAACGTACGCCACATCACGCCCGCCGCCTTTCCGATACGGCCGAATTTCTTTACCGCGGACTGCTCGTTTATCTCTCTCAGTCTCGTATTGCCGCGGCTGAAATTGGTGCTCGATGCCGGCGCTTTGGGTGTCGTGCTCATCAAGCCGCAGTTCGAGGCGGGCCGGCAGCATGTTGGCAAGGGCGGCGTCGTGCGCGACCCGAAGGTGCACGACGCCGTGATCCAAAAGGTGCTAGAATCGGCCCGCGAATTCGGGTTCACGCCGGGACGGGTCGTACCGTCGCCGCTTCTCGGTCCGGCGGGCAATCGCGAATTTCTCGCGGAACTGACATACATCGGTTAA
- the recN gene encoding DNA repair protein RecN encodes MLELLRIQNYALIDNLEVEFKPGLNALTGETGAGKSIIIGALNLVLGARASNETVRDGADRARIEAVFRLSKLSRRLKALLDEFDVPIENGELMVARTVTSDGKSRAHAGGTLLPLNALAQLGDELVDLHGQHDHQSLLIPERQLDLLDGFAGADAAVSALAGMVSNLRSLEKSIAELESDDRERARRIEFLKFEVSEINAANLQPGEEEEVRSRRNLITNAEQIYTTAARAYQALYESDGDAAIDKIDVSLSAVSELNAIDSRFAALAESLGALRANAQDISAELRGFTEAVEYDPQELDDLNRRLSQIADLKRKFGDSIDAILAYRDNAIAEIERFDSRDQQLASMRREHAKRLESANEQAEAISLKRRAAAMKLDKKITGALQELGMKGGTLETRFEQTALTKSGIDRAEFLLSANPGERPKPLRQVASGGEISRVMLAIKTVLAGADRIPTLIFDEIDAGVGGAVANKVAQRLRDLSATHQTICITHLPQIAAAASAHFTVEKGTAKGRTLTRVQFLEPTERTKEVARLLDGSLTDVSLKHAEELLRANR; translated from the coding sequence GTGCTTGAATTGCTGCGAATACAGAACTACGCCCTGATCGACAATCTGGAGGTCGAGTTTAAGCCCGGCCTGAATGCGTTGACCGGGGAAACCGGCGCGGGCAAGTCGATCATCATCGGCGCGCTCAACCTCGTGCTCGGCGCGCGCGCGTCGAACGAAACGGTGCGCGACGGCGCGGATCGAGCGCGCATCGAAGCGGTATTCCGCCTCTCGAAACTCAGCCGCCGTCTCAAGGCCCTCCTCGACGAATTCGATGTACCGATCGAAAACGGCGAGCTCATGGTCGCGCGCACCGTTACCTCGGACGGAAAAAGCCGTGCGCACGCTGGTGGAACATTGTTGCCGCTCAATGCGCTCGCCCAACTTGGCGACGAACTCGTAGACCTGCACGGCCAGCACGACCACCAGTCGCTGCTCATTCCGGAGCGTCAGTTGGACCTCCTGGACGGGTTCGCCGGCGCCGACGCCGCGGTTTCGGCCCTCGCGGGAATGGTCTCGAATCTTCGCTCGCTCGAAAAATCGATTGCGGAATTGGAAAGCGACGATCGCGAACGGGCGCGGCGCATCGAGTTTCTGAAGTTCGAAGTCTCGGAAATCAACGCCGCAAACCTTCAGCCAGGCGAAGAGGAAGAGGTCCGCTCGCGCCGCAACCTCATTACGAACGCAGAGCAGATTTATACGACTGCCGCCCGCGCCTACCAGGCGCTTTACGAAAGCGACGGCGACGCGGCCATCGACAAGATCGACGTGTCGCTTTCCGCGGTATCCGAGTTGAATGCAATTGATTCCCGGTTCGCCGCGCTTGCGGAATCGCTCGGGGCGTTACGCGCGAACGCGCAGGATATTTCCGCCGAATTGCGCGGGTTCACCGAGGCGGTCGAGTACGATCCACAGGAGTTGGACGACCTCAACCGGCGGCTATCCCAAATTGCGGACCTAAAGCGAAAGTTTGGCGATTCGATTGACGCAATTCTCGCGTATCGTGACAACGCGATCGCGGAGATCGAGCGGTTCGACTCCCGCGACCAGCAACTCGCTTCGATGCGCCGCGAGCATGCGAAGCGTTTGGAGTCCGCGAACGAACAGGCCGAGGCGATCTCGTTGAAACGCCGCGCCGCCGCCATGAAGCTCGACAAGAAGATCACTGGGGCGCTTCAGGAACTTGGCATGAAAGGCGGGACGCTTGAAACGCGCTTCGAGCAAACTGCGCTCACGAAATCGGGTATCGACCGCGCCGAGTTCCTGCTCTCCGCAAACCCGGGCGAACGCCCAAAGCCGTTGCGGCAAGTCGCGTCCGGCGGCGAAATCTCGCGCGTCATGCTCGCGATCAAGACCGTGCTCGCTGGTGCCGACCGCATCCCGACGCTCATCTTTGACGAGATCGACGCCGGAGTGGGCGGGGCCGTCGCAAACAAAGTGGCGCAGCGACTCCGCGATCTTTCCGCCACACACCAGACCATCTGCATCACGCACCTGCCGCAGATTGCCGCGGCGGCATCCGCGCACTTCACCGTGGAGAAGGGCACTGCGAAAGGCAGGACATTAACCCGAGTTCAGTTCCTCGAACCAACCGAGCGCACCAAGGAGGTCGCGCGCCTGCTCGATGGCTCGCTCACCGACGTGAGCCTCAAACACGCCGAGGAGCTTCTGCGGGCGAACCGATAG
- a CDS encoding LOG family protein, whose product MESQNDIARIKIGVMGSAGGAMEARLVERCIEMGRAIADCGCAIVTGGCPGLPHYAVIGCKQSGGLTIGVSPAISQHEHVAKYSSPTDHIDVLIFTGMGLMGREVIGVRSCDIIIIVGGRSGTLGEFAIAYDEGRLIGVLTGSGGVADHVDDFLPVMQKPTGSRIIYDSDPRKLIERCVADYKANPTVIREREASK is encoded by the coding sequence ATGGAATCGCAGAACGATATTGCTCGAATCAAGATTGGTGTCATGGGTTCGGCGGGCGGCGCGATGGAAGCGCGCCTGGTGGAGCGATGCATCGAAATGGGGCGCGCTATCGCGGACTGCGGCTGCGCGATTGTCACGGGCGGTTGCCCCGGCCTGCCGCATTATGCCGTGATTGGCTGCAAGCAGAGCGGCGGGCTCACCATCGGTGTCAGCCCCGCCATCAGCCAGCACGAACACGTCGCGAAGTACAGCAGCCCGACCGATCACATCGACGTGCTGATATTCACCGGCATGGGCCTGATGGGCCGCGAGGTCATCGGCGTGCGCAGTTGCGACATCATCATCATCGTTGGCGGACGCTCGGGCACACTCGGCGAGTTCGCCATCGCGTACGACGAAGGCCGCCTCATCGGTGTGCTCACCGGCTCCGGCGGCGTCGCGGACCACGTGGACGACTTCCTGCCCGTCATGCAGAAGCCCACAGGATCGCGCATTATCTACGACAGCGACCCGCGCAAATTGATCGAGCGGTGCGTCGCCGACTATAAGGCGAACCCAACTGTCATTCGCGAACGAGAGGCCTCGAAGTAA
- a CDS encoding MBL fold metallo-hydrolase → MRITSLGAAETVTGSKHLLEVNGKRVLFDCGMFQGARKESEARNREMPCDPTTLDAVVITHAHIDHIGVLPVLAKHGYEGPIFATPATRDLCSIMLIDSAHIQARDAEWLSKKNRSFVAPLYDDNDVHTTMQRFVSLPYNMPMEIVPGVRITFRDAGHVLGSAMVMVECRENGTAKRFLEGGDLGRKHMPILRDPWEPEDADVVLMESTYGNREHDPIEEMDHRLAEIIRATHQRGGKIIIPSFALERAQEIIYALKRLEVNGGLPRLPVFVDSPMTVNITEIFRLHSDSFDTEIREFMTEEGDPFMLQRIHYIRSAEESMKLNDMREPAIIISASGMCEQGRILHHLRNNCHDERNTILIVGFQAKNTLGRRIVEREKEIKIFGVKRPLNADVKVLNGFSAHAGRSELIAFGQRFKDCAQHVLLVHGEEDAMTALKSALESAGQTNATIQKEGVPIEF, encoded by the coding sequence ATGCGCATTACATCCCTCGGCGCCGCCGAGACGGTCACCGGCAGCAAACACCTGCTCGAAGTAAATGGCAAGCGTGTCCTTTTCGACTGCGGCATGTTTCAAGGCGCGCGCAAGGAATCCGAAGCGCGCAACCGCGAGATGCCCTGCGACCCGACGACGCTCGATGCCGTGGTCATCACGCACGCCCACATAGACCACATCGGGGTACTGCCCGTACTCGCGAAGCACGGGTATGAGGGACCAATCTTCGCGACGCCCGCGACGCGCGACTTATGCTCGATTATGCTCATCGACAGCGCGCACATTCAGGCGCGCGACGCGGAATGGCTCTCGAAGAAAAACCGATCGTTCGTTGCGCCGCTTTATGACGATAACGACGTACACACGACCATGCAGCGCTTCGTCTCGTTGCCGTACAACATGCCGATGGAGATCGTGCCCGGCGTGCGCATCACCTTCCGCGACGCGGGCCATGTGCTGGGATCGGCGATGGTGATGGTCGAGTGCCGCGAGAACGGAACGGCGAAGCGATTTCTTGAGGGCGGCGATCTGGGCCGAAAACACATGCCGATCCTCCGCGATCCGTGGGAACCGGAGGACGCGGATGTTGTGCTGATGGAAAGCACCTACGGCAACCGCGAGCATGATCCTATCGAAGAAATGGACCATCGGCTGGCGGAGATTATCCGGGCCACGCACCAGCGCGGCGGAAAAATCATCATTCCCAGCTTCGCCCTCGAACGCGCACAGGAAATTATCTATGCTCTAAAGCGTCTGGAAGTAAACGGAGGTTTGCCTCGCCTCCCCGTGTTTGTCGATAGCCCGATGACGGTCAACATTACCGAAATCTTCCGCCTCCACAGCGACAGCTTCGACACGGAAATCAGAGAATTCATGACGGAGGAAGGGGACCCGTTCATGCTTCAACGCATTCATTACATCCGCAGCGCGGAAGAATCCATGAAGCTGAACGACATGAGAGAGCCGGCGATTATCATTTCCGCGTCGGGCATGTGCGAGCAGGGCCGTATCCTTCACCACCTGCGAAACAATTGCCACGACGAACGCAACACCATACTTATCGTCGGGTTCCAGGCGAAGAACACGTTGGGCCGCCGCATCGTGGAGCGCGAGAAGGAAATCAAGATTTTCGGCGTGAAGCGTCCGCTGAACGCCGACGTCAAAGTGCTCAACGGTTTCAGCGCGCATGCAGGCCGCTCGGAACTCATCGCATTCGGTCAGCGATTCAAAGACTGCGCCCAACATGTGTTACTGGTCCACGGCGAAGAAGATGCGATGACTGCGTTGAAGTCCGCGCTCGAATCCGCTGGCCAGACGAATGCTACGATTCAGAAGGAAGGTGTGCCGATAGAGTTCTGA